A single Fusobacterium hominis DNA region contains:
- a CDS encoding HAD family hydrolase, giving the protein MKFVVSDLDGTLLQPDHKVSDYSIDIIKKLVDKNINFVIATGRGKQGVQDILNQLNLDIYLICNNGANIYDKKGKLIFEETIEPEISSKILKEIKNTGLFYSAFRENIFYHDKDDKEDYFTRELFTEVVMNNLDNCPQLNKIIVTDDDPKVISKINNILREKFNSLVEITISQPTCLDISPKGCSKGTGIKHLAKIFNTTTEDFMAFGDGENDLDMLRTVGHPVIMANSQEVIKNQFSVMTSTNIEDGVAKYLIQYFNL; this is encoded by the coding sequence ATGAAATTTGTAGTATCTGATTTAGATGGAACACTTTTACAACCTGATCATAAGGTCAGTGATTATAGTATAGATATAATAAAAAAATTAGTGGATAAAAATATTAACTTTGTAATAGCCACAGGTCGTGGAAAACAAGGTGTACAGGATATTTTAAATCAACTAAACTTAGATATTTATCTCATTTGCAATAACGGAGCTAATATATATGATAAAAAAGGAAAGCTAATTTTTGAAGAAACTATAGAACCTGAAATTTCTTCAAAAATTTTAAAAGAGATTAAAAACACAGGACTTTTTTATAGTGCTTTTAGAGAAAACATTTTCTATCATGATAAAGACGATAAAGAAGATTATTTTACAAGAGAGCTTTTTACCGAAGTAGTTATGAATAATTTAGATAATTGTCCACAACTTAATAAGATTATTGTAACTGATGATGATCCTAAAGTAATTTCAAAAATTAATAACATATTGAGAGAAAAATTTAATTCTCTTGTAGAAATAACTATTTCTCAACCTACATGTCTTGATATTTCTCCTAAAGGTTGCAGTAAAGGAACTGGAATTAAACATCTTGCCAAAATTTTCAATACAACAACTGAAGATTTTATGGCATTTGGAGATGGTGAAAATGATTTAGATATGCTAAGAACTGTTGGACATCCTGTAATCATGGCTAACTCCCAAGAGGTTATAAAAAATCAGTTTTCTGTAATGACATCTACAAATATTGAAGATGGTGTAGCAAAATACCTTATACAATATTTTAATTTATAA
- a CDS encoding MIP/aquaporin family protein — MEPSSMYLAEFIGTALLLLLGNGVNMTLSLNKSFGKGGGWMVTCFGWGMSVTMAAYLTGWVSGAHLNPALSIALALTGRMEWALVPGYIIAQILGGFTGACLAYLVYKDLMDNEPDPAVKLGVFSTGPAIDHKPWNAVTEIIGTAILILGILAIGYGKNLVQPGITPFLVGLLICVIGMGTGGATGFAINPARDLGPRIAHAVLPIKGKGGSNWGYAWVPIVGPIIGAVLGVIIFDLFANYCAECLTVL, encoded by the coding sequence ATGGAACCAAGTTCGATGTATTTAGCCGAATTTATCGGTACTGCACTACTTCTGTTATTAGGAAATGGAGTTAATATGACTCTTAGTCTTAACAAAAGTTTTGGTAAAGGTGGAGGTTGGATGGTAACATGTTTTGGATGGGGTATGTCTGTTACCATGGCAGCTTATTTAACTGGTTGGGTTAGTGGAGCACATCTTAATCCTGCACTTTCAATAGCTTTAGCATTAACAGGAAGAATGGAATGGGCTTTAGTACCTGGATACATTATTGCTCAAATATTAGGTGGGTTTACAGGAGCATGTCTTGCATATCTTGTTTATAAAGACCTTATGGATAATGAACCAGATCCAGCTGTTAAACTTGGAGTTTTCTCTACAGGACCTGCAATTGACCATAAACCTTGGAATGCAGTAACAGAAATAATTGGAACTGCTATTCTTATACTTGGAATTTTGGCTATAGGATATGGTAAAAATCTTGTACAACCTGGTATTACACCATTCTTAGTAGGACTTTTAATTTGTGTTATTGGTATGGGTACTGGAGGTGCAACAGGGTTTGCTATCAATCCTGCAAGAGACTTGGGACCAAGAATTGCTCATGCTGTTTTACCTATCAAAGGAAAAGGTGGATCAAATTGGGGATATGCATGGGTACCTATAGTTGGACCTATTATTGGGGCAGTTTTAGGGGTTATCATATTTGACTTATTTGCTAATTATTGTGCTGAATGTTTAACAGTTTTATAA
- a CDS encoding MATE family efflux transporter: MVSSKSDLKVFYKSFIAIGLPLTIQQLVSSSLNFIDNLMIGRLGTQYLAAVGFAGSVYRILDLVIFGICSGMGVFIAQYFGKRNFESIRKIFGLMIRSALVVGICFAIFAYFNSEYIIKIFSKDPRVINIGVSYLKIVIFCYIFYAISCAFAYSLRSMGYTKYPMIAASLGVIANTFFNYCLIYGNLGFPQMQEKGAAIATIIARIVEMIAIVFIVYKKDFKLKGKLESYFNIPKDMIKEILRISLPVISTESLWILGTISLSVAYAKLGTDQAACVQIADVVSAISAILFMGIANSAGVIIGQTIGGGDREKVMFYSKQVIKVAFIMAGVCLVIVELLSGIIVSLYNLPINIYQIGVDTVRSYGILVFFKMINWAILIGIFRAGGDTKVAFYLDILPLWLYGVPMAFLGAYLRLPIYYVIFMAEFCEVIKLVLALLRYKSMRWIKDVAI; encoded by the coding sequence ATGGTTTCTAGTAAAAGTGATCTAAAAGTATTTTATAAAAGTTTTATTGCAATTGGGTTGCCACTTACTATCCAACAACTAGTATCTTCATCGTTAAATTTTATAGATAATTTAATGATTGGAAGATTAGGAACACAGTATTTAGCAGCAGTTGGATTTGCCGGAAGTGTCTATAGAATTTTAGATTTGGTTATATTTGGGATATGTAGTGGAATGGGAGTTTTTATAGCTCAATATTTTGGAAAAAGAAATTTTGAATCTATTAGGAAGATTTTTGGATTAATGATTAGATCAGCATTAGTTGTAGGTATATGTTTTGCTATTTTTGCTTATTTTAATTCAGAATATATTATTAAGATTTTTTCTAAAGATCCTAGAGTTATAAATATAGGAGTATCATATTTAAAAATTGTAATATTTTGTTATATATTTTATGCTATTTCTTGTGCTTTTGCATATTCATTGCGATCTATGGGATATACTAAATATCCTATGATAGCAGCAAGTTTAGGGGTAATAGCAAATACATTTTTTAATTATTGTCTCATTTATGGAAATCTTGGTTTTCCTCAAATGCAAGAAAAAGGAGCTGCAATTGCAACTATTATTGCAAGGATTGTAGAAATGATAGCTATAGTATTTATAGTATATAAAAAAGATTTTAAATTAAAAGGAAAACTAGAGTCATATTTTAATATACCAAAAGATATGATAAAAGAAATATTGAGAATATCATTACCAGTAATTAGTACAGAGTCGTTATGGATATTAGGAACAATATCTTTATCTGTAGCATATGCAAAGTTAGGAACTGATCAGGCAGCTTGTGTGCAAATAGCAGATGTTGTTTCTGCTATTTCTGCTATTTTATTTATGGGAATTGCAAATTCAGCAGGTGTTATTATTGGGCAAACAATAGGTGGTGGAGATAGAGAAAAAGTTATGTTTTATTCTAAACAAGTAATAAAAGTAGCTTTTATTATGGCAGGAGTTTGTCTTGTAATAGTAGAATTGTTAAGTGGAATAATTGTTTCTTTGTATAATTTACCGATTAATATATATCAAATAGGTGTTGACACAGTAAGATCTTATGGAATATTGGTATTTTTTAAGATGATTAACTGGGCTATATTAATTGGAATATTTAGAGCAGGTGGAGATACGAAAGTAGCATTTTATTTAGATATTTTACCACTTTGGTTATATGGAGTACCAATGGCTTTTTTAGGAGCATATTTAAGATTACCAATTTATTACGTGATATTTATGGCTGAGTTTTGTGAAGTTATAAAGTTGGTTTTAGCACTTTTAAGGTATAAATCTATGAGATGGATAAAAGATGTAGCTATTTAA
- the thyA gene encoding thymidylate synthase codes for MSKFDKEYRKIVETIIKDGTWSKGNVRTKYADGTPAHYKSYIGYQFRLDNSGDEAQLITTRFAPNKAPIRELYWIWIMQSNNVDELNKLKCKFWDEWKMADGTIGKAYGYQIAKETFGYKSQLDYIVNEIKKNPNSRRIMTELWIPEELHEMALTPCVHLTQWSVVDGKLYLEVRQRSCDVALGLVANVFQYSVLHKLVAMECGLEPAEIIWNIHNVHIYDRHIEAITEQIKREEFDGAKLKINNFTSIFDFKPDDVEIIDYKYGDKISYEVAI; via the coding sequence ATGTCGAAATTTGATAAGGAATATAGAAAAATTGTAGAGACAATTATAAAAGATGGAACTTGGAGTAAAGGTAATGTAAGAACTAAGTATGCAGATGGAACACCAGCACATTATAAAAGCTATATAGGTTATCAATTTAGACTTGATAACTCTGGAGATGAAGCACAATTAATAACAACAAGATTTGCTCCAAATAAAGCACCAATTAGAGAACTTTATTGGATATGGATAATGCAATCTAATAATGTAGATGAACTTAATAAGTTAAAATGTAAGTTTTGGGACGAATGGAAAATGGCAGATGGAACTATAGGAAAGGCATATGGTTATCAGATAGCAAAAGAAACATTTGGCTATAAATCTCAACTTGATTACATAGTAAATGAAATAAAAAAGAATCCAAATAGTAGAAGAATAATGACAGAACTTTGGATTCCAGAAGAACTTCATGAAATGGCTTTAACTCCATGTGTACATTTAACTCAATGGAGTGTTGTAGATGGAAAATTATACTTAGAAGTAAGACAAAGATCATGTGATGTTGCATTAGGACTTGTTGCAAATGTATTTCAATATTCAGTACTTCATAAATTAGTAGCTATGGAATGTGGATTAGAACCAGCTGAAATAATTTGGAATATTCATAATGTACATATTTACGATAGACATATAGAAGCAATAACAGAGCAAATAAAAAGAGAAGAGTTTGATGGAGCAAAACTTAAAATAAATAATTTTACATCTATTTTTGATTTTAAACCTGATGATGTAGAAATAATAGATTATAAATACGGAGATAAAATCTCTTATGAAGTAGCTATTTAG
- a CDS encoding DUF134 domain-containing protein, whose amino-acid sequence MPRCKKKRCCRLLDNEIIFKPIGTPFSDLEIVEVEIDEIEAVRLCDYEGKSQIEAAEFMKISRGTIQRLLNEGRKKILDGLFHQKAIKLKNSFSDEIKTGDEKNE is encoded by the coding sequence GTGCCAAGATGTAAAAAAAAGAGATGCTGTAGGCTGCTCGACAATGAAATAATTTTTAAACCTATTGGGACCCCTTTTTCTGACTTGGAAATAGTAGAAGTTGAAATAGATGAAATAGAAGCAGTGAGATTATGTGATTATGAAGGAAAAAGTCAGATAGAAGCTGCTGAATTTATGAAAATTTCTAGAGGAACTATTCAAAGACTTTTAAATGAAGGGCGAAAAAAAATATTAGATGGGCTATTTCATCAAAAAGCTATAAAATTAAAAAATAGTTTTTCAGATGAAATAAAAACAGGAGATGAGAAGAATGAGTAA
- a CDS encoding NifB/NifX family molybdenum-iron cluster-binding protein: protein MSKNLRVGFGTNDEITVGDHFGHCEKFVIFTVEDGKIVKKEIVVAPEHAPGVFPKFIADNQIDTVIIGTMGHRAYNMIQANGGEVLLGITGNIEDVLATYLAGNLKSQGTACQHHHHHEGEEHHCKH from the coding sequence ATGAGTAAAAATTTAAGAGTAGGTTTTGGAACAAATGATGAAATAACAGTTGGAGATCACTTTGGACATTGTGAAAAATTTGTAATTTTTACAGTAGAAGATGGTAAAATTGTTAAAAAAGAAATAGTAGTAGCTCCTGAACATGCACCTGGAGTTTTTCCTAAATTTATAGCAGATAATCAAATAGATACAGTAATTATTGGAACAATGGGTCATAGAGCTTACAATATGATTCAAGCAAATGGTGGAGAAGTTTTACTTGGAATTACAGGAAATATAGAAGATGTATTAGCTACTTACCTTGCAGGAAATTTAAAATCTCAAGGAACAGCTTGTCAACATCATCACCATCATGAAGGGGAAGAACATCACTGTAAACACTAG
- the groL gene encoding chaperonin GroEL (60 kDa chaperone family; promotes refolding of misfolded polypeptides especially under stressful conditions; forms two stacked rings of heptamers to form a barrel-shaped 14mer; ends can be capped by GroES; misfolded proteins enter the barrel where they are refolded when GroES binds), translating into MAKILKFNEEARKKLEIGVNTLADAVKITLGPRGRNVVLEKSYGSPLITNDGVSIAKEIELEDPFENMGAQLIKEVATKANDVAGDGTTTATILAQAIVKEGLKMVSAGANPMFIKRGIEKATKEVIKHLKEKAKKIESNEEIAQVASISAGDEEIGKLIAQAMEKVGETGVITVEEAKSLDTTLEVVEGMQFDKGYVSPYMVTDPERMVAELDNPFILITDKKISSMKDILPILEQTVQASRPVLIIADELEGEALTTLVINKLRGTLNVVAVKAPAFGDRRKAMLEDIAILTGGEVITEEKGLKLEETSIQQLGTAKRVKVTKDHTIIVDGMGNSDTIKARIGAIKNQIAESTSDYDKEKLQERLAKLSGGVAVIKVGAATETEMKDKKLRIEDALNATRAGVEEGIVAGGGTILVEIAKDMKDFKLEGEEGVGVEIVKKALTAPLKQIAENAGIDGAVVLEKIKDMPEGFGFNATSETYVNMLEAGIIDPVKVTRSAIQNAASISALILTTEVLVASKKEPKQPEMNPGMMPGMM; encoded by the coding sequence ATGGCAAAAATTTTAAAATTTAACGAAGAAGCAAGAAAAAAACTTGAAATAGGAGTTAATACTCTAGCAGATGCAGTAAAAATAACATTAGGACCTAGAGGTAGAAACGTAGTTCTTGAAAAAAGTTATGGATCACCACTTATTACAAATGATGGAGTTTCTATTGCTAAAGAAATCGAACTTGAAGATCCTTTTGAAAATATGGGAGCTCAACTTATAAAAGAAGTAGCTACTAAAGCAAATGATGTTGCAGGAGATGGAACAACTACTGCTACTATTTTAGCTCAAGCTATTGTAAAAGAAGGACTAAAAATGGTTAGTGCTGGTGCTAATCCAATGTTTATAAAAAGAGGTATTGAAAAAGCTACAAAAGAAGTTATCAAACATTTAAAAGAAAAAGCTAAAAAAATAGAATCAAATGAAGAGATTGCACAAGTTGCTTCTATTTCTGCTGGAGATGAAGAAATAGGAAAACTTATAGCTCAAGCTATGGAAAAAGTTGGAGAAACTGGTGTAATAACTGTTGAAGAAGCAAAATCATTAGATACTACTTTAGAAGTGGTAGAAGGTATGCAATTTGACAAAGGATATGTATCTCCTTATATGGTAACAGACCCTGAAAGAATGGTAGCAGAACTTGATAATCCATTTATTTTGATTACTGACAAAAAAATATCTAGTATGAAAGATATTTTACCTATCCTAGAGCAGACAGTTCAAGCTTCAAGACCTGTTCTTATTATAGCAGATGAGCTTGAAGGTGAAGCTTTAACTACTTTAGTTATCAATAAACTTAGAGGTACTCTAAACGTAGTTGCTGTTAAAGCTCCAGCATTTGGAGATAGAAGAAAAGCTATGCTTGAAGATATTGCAATTTTAACTGGTGGAGAAGTTATAACAGAAGAAAAAGGACTAAAACTTGAAGAAACTTCTATCCAACAACTTGGTACTGCTAAGAGAGTAAAAGTTACTAAAGATCATACTATTATCGTAGATGGAATGGGAAATAGCGATACAATAAAAGCAAGAATCGGAGCTATTAAAAATCAAATTGCTGAAAGTACTTCAGATTATGATAAAGAAAAACTTCAAGAAAGACTTGCTAAACTTTCTGGTGGAGTTGCAGTTATAAAAGTTGGAGCTGCTACTGAAACAGAAATGAAAGATAAAAAATTGAGAATAGAAGATGCACTAAATGCTACAAGAGCTGGAGTTGAAGAAGGAATTGTAGCAGGTGGTGGAACTATTTTAGTTGAAATAGCTAAAGATATGAAAGATTTTAAACTTGAAGGTGAAGAAGGTGTAGGAGTTGAAATTGTTAAAAAAGCTTTAACTGCTCCTTTAAAACAAATTGCTGAAAATGCTGGTATTGATGGTGCTGTAGTTTTAGAAAAAATCAAAGATATGCCTGAAGGATTTGGATTTAATGCTACTTCTGAAACATATGTAAATATGCTAGAAGCTGGTATTATTGATCCAGTTAAAGTAACAAGATCAGCTATTCAAAATGCTGCTTCTATTTCTGCACTTATTTTAACTACAGAAGTATTAGTAGCTAGTAAAAAAGAACCAAAACAACCTGAAATGAATCCAGGTATGATGCCAGGTATGATGTAA
- a CDS encoding dihydrofolate reductase, producing the protein MKVNLIVCVAKDNLIGDKNPEGNGLLWHSKEELLFYKEKTVGNVVLFGTNTAKYVPIKLMEKTRDVVVMSSKDKIEDVIKKYENTGKELFICGGATVYKYYLENYPLDKLYISKLKENVEVKEAKNPLYLPNVEEYGYKIVDQMEYNDFISYIYEKK; encoded by the coding sequence ATGAAAGTAAACTTAATAGTGTGTGTAGCAAAAGATAATTTAATTGGGGACAAAAATCCTGAAGGAAATGGTCTTTTGTGGCATTCAAAAGAAGAGTTGTTATTTTATAAGGAAAAAACAGTAGGTAATGTAGTATTGTTTGGGACAAATACTGCTAAATATGTTCCTATAAAACTTATGGAAAAGACAAGAGATGTAGTTGTTATGTCATCTAAAGATAAGATAGAAGATGTAATAAAAAAATATGAAAATACAGGAAAAGAGCTTTTTATTTGTGGTGGAGCAACAGTATATAAATATTATTTAGAAAACTATCCTTTAGATAAATTATATATATCAAAATTGAAAGAAAATGTTGAGGTAAAGGAAGCAAAAAATCCACTTTATTTACCAAATGTTGAAGAGTATGGATATAAAATAGTAGATCAAATGGAATATAATGATTTCATATCTTATATATATGAAAAGAAATAA
- a CDS encoding co-chaperone GroES, which yields MKIRPIGKRVLIKLIKEEEKTASGIILPGAGDKDKPNMGEVIAVGTGEDMPNIKPGEKIIYSKYAGTEIKDGEEKYLVLNIEDVLAIID from the coding sequence ATGAAGATTAGACCTATTGGTAAGAGAGTTTTAATCAAATTAATTAAAGAAGAGGAAAAGACAGCAAGTGGTATTATTCTTCCAGGAGCTGGGGATAAGGACAAACCTAATATGGGTGAGGTAATTGCTGTTGGTACTGGAGAAGATATGCCTAATATCAAACCAGGAGAAAAAATTATCTATTCTAAATACGCAGGAACTGAAATTAAAGATGGAGAAGAGAAATATCTTGTTTTAAATATAGAAGATGTATTAGCTATTATTGACTAA
- a CDS encoding NAD(P)/FAD-dependent oxidoreductase, with protein MFDVIIIGAGIMGAATAYELGKYNLKVMVLEKEHDVSNGTSKANSGIVHAGYDATEGSLMAKYNALGNKMYEDLCKEIDAPFKRTGSLVLAFTEEDREHLDLLYKRGIANGIPGMKILEREEVLKMEPNINPEVKAALYAPTAGVTSPWEVTIKLLENAALNGVEIKTDANVEKIEKLSEGFKITLTNGEEYTTKSIVNAAGVYADDINNMVSAHKIKITPRAGEYFLLDKVEGKLVNTVVFQCPTKVGKGVLVSPTVHGNLIVGPTATQQKDKDYTGNTLASLDFIKATAVKSVKNINFRDNIKNFSGLRAESDVPDFIIGEVEDVPYFFNIAGTKSPGLTSAPAIGIDVANMIIEKLGKKEKKAEHKKNTPHIYFMELSPEEKAEVIKKDPRYGRIICRCESITEGEIVDVIHRMVGAKTVDGIKKRCRPGMGRCQGGFCGPRVQEILARELNEHLDDIVLDKVGSYILTGETKKQEEL; from the coding sequence ATGTTTGACGTTATTATAATTGGAGCGGGTATTATGGGTGCTGCTACCGCTTACGAGCTTGGAAAATATAACTTAAAAGTTATGGTTTTAGAAAAGGAACACGATGTTTCTAACGGTACTAGTAAAGCAAACTCAGGTATAGTCCATGCTGGATATGATGCAACAGAAGGTTCTTTAATGGCTAAATATAATGCTTTAGGAAATAAGATGTATGAGGATCTTTGTAAAGAAATTGATGCTCCATTTAAAAGAACTGGTTCATTGGTATTGGCTTTCACTGAGGAGGATAGAGAGCATCTTGATTTACTATATAAAAGAGGTATAGCAAATGGTATACCTGGAATGAAAATTCTTGAAAGAGAAGAAGTTTTAAAAATGGAACCTAATATTAATCCAGAGGTGAAAGCTGCTCTATATGCTCCTACTGCTGGTGTTACAAGTCCTTGGGAAGTAACTATTAAACTTTTAGAAAATGCTGCTCTAAATGGAGTAGAAATAAAAACAGATGCAAACGTTGAGAAAATAGAAAAACTAAGCGAAGGATTTAAAATCACTCTTACAAATGGTGAAGAATATACTACAAAATCTATTGTTAATGCTGCAGGTGTGTATGCTGATGACATCAATAACATGGTAAGTGCTCACAAAATTAAAATAACTCCAAGAGCAGGAGAGTATTTCTTACTTGATAAAGTTGAAGGAAAACTTGTTAATACAGTTGTATTCCAATGTCCAACTAAAGTAGGAAAAGGAGTTCTTGTTTCTCCAACAGTACATGGTAACTTAATTGTAGGACCTACAGCAACTCAACAAAAAGATAAAGACTATACAGGAAATACATTAGCTAGTCTTGACTTTATCAAAGCAACTGCTGTAAAAAGTGTAAAAAATATAAACTTTAGAGATAATATTAAAAACTTCTCTGGTTTAAGAGCTGAATCAGATGTTCCTGATTTTATAATAGGAGAAGTTGAAGATGTTCCTTATTTCTTTAATATTGCAGGTACTAAATCACCTGGTCTTACTTCTGCTCCTGCAATAGGAATAGATGTTGCTAATATGATTATTGAAAAACTTGGTAAGAAAGAAAAGAAAGCTGAACATAAGAAAAATACTCCTCATATTTACTTTATGGAACTTTCACCTGAAGAAAAAGCTGAAGTTATAAAAAAAGATCCTAGATATGGAAGAATTATTTGTAGATGTGAAAGTATAACTGAAGGAGAAATAGTTGACGTAATCCATAGAATGGTTGGGGCTAAAACAGTAGATGGAATCAAAAAAAGATGTAGACCTGGTATGGGAAGATGCCAAGGTGGATTCTGTGGTCCTAGAGTTCAAGAAATTTTAGCAAGAGAATTAAATGAACATCTAGATGATATTGTTTTAGATAAAGTAGGTTCATATATACTTACTGGAGAAACTAAAAAGCAGGAGGAACTATAA
- the glpK gene encoding glycerol kinase GlpK has translation MKYVIALDQGTTSSRAIVFDSEQKIVGVAQKEFRQIYPKEGWVEHDPMEIWSSQSGVLAEVIARTGISQHDIIALGITNQRETTIVWDKHTGKPIYNAIVWQCRRTAKICDELKQIEGLNEYVKENTGLLIDAYFSGTKIKWILDNVEGAREKAEKGDLLFGTVDSWLIWKLTNGKVHATDYTNASRTMIYNIKKLEWDQKLLDILGIPKSMLPKVKDCSGTFGYANLGGKGGHRVPIAGVAGDQQAALFGQACFNKGDSKNTYGTGCFLLMNIGDKMVRSKHGLVTTIAIGLEGKVEYALEGSIFIGGASVQWLRDELKLVSEARDTEYFARKVKDNGGVYVVPAFVGLGAPYWDMYARGAILGLTRGANKNHIIRATLESIAYQTRDVLEAMQEDSGIKLKNLKVDGGAAANNFLMEFQSDILGVNVRRPVTLETTALGAAYLAGLAVGVWESKDEISSQWKLDREFTASMSEDERNKKYSGWKKAVKRSMAWEEE, from the coding sequence ATGAAATATGTAATTGCACTTGATCAAGGAACAACAAGTTCAAGAGCTATAGTTTTTGATAGTGAACAAAAAATAGTTGGAGTTGCTCAAAAGGAATTTAGACAAATTTATCCTAAAGAAGGTTGGGTAGAACATGATCCAATGGAAATATGGTCTAGCCAAAGTGGAGTACTTGCTGAAGTTATTGCTAGAACTGGAATATCTCAACACGATATTATAGCTCTTGGTATTACTAACCAAAGAGAAACAACAATAGTTTGGGATAAACATACTGGAAAACCTATATATAACGCAATAGTATGGCAATGTAGAAGAACAGCTAAAATTTGTGATGAGTTAAAACAAATAGAAGGACTTAATGAATATGTAAAAGAAAACACTGGTCTTTTAATTGACGCATATTTTTCTGGAACAAAAATTAAATGGATTTTAGATAATGTAGAAGGTGCTAGAGAAAAAGCTGAAAAAGGAGATTTACTTTTCGGTACTGTTGATTCTTGGTTAATTTGGAAATTGACAAACGGTAAGGTTCATGCTACAGATTATACAAATGCATCAAGAACTATGATATACAATATTAAAAAACTTGAATGGGATCAAAAACTATTAGATATTTTAGGTATTCCAAAATCTATGCTTCCTAAAGTTAAAGATTGTAGTGGAACATTTGGATATGCAAATCTTGGTGGAAAAGGTGGACATAGAGTTCCTATAGCTGGAGTAGCAGGAGACCAACAAGCAGCTTTATTTGGACAAGCATGCTTCAATAAAGGAGACTCTAAAAATACATATGGTACTGGTTGCTTCCTTCTTATGAATATTGGAGATAAGATGGTTAGAAGTAAACATGGACTTGTTACAACTATAGCAATTGGATTAGAAGGAAAAGTTGAATATGCTTTAGAAGGAAGTATATTTATAGGTGGAGCAAGTGTTCAATGGCTAAGAGATGAACTTAAACTTGTATCTGAAGCTAGAGATACAGAATACTTTGCTAGAAAAGTAAAAGATAATGGTGGAGTTTATGTTGTTCCTGCATTTGTTGGACTTGGAGCTCCATATTGGGATATGTATGCTAGAGGAGCTATATTAGGACTTACTCGTGGAGCCAACAAAAATCATATAATTAGAGCAACACTAGAATCTATAGCTTATCAAACAAGAGACGTTTTAGAAGCTATGCAAGAAGACTCTGGAATTAAATTAAAAAATCTTAAAGTCGATGGTGGAGCTGCTGCAAATAACTTCCTTATGGAATTCCAGTCTGATATCCTAGGAGTTAATGTTAGAAGACCTGTAACACTTGAAACTACTGCACTTGGAGCAGCTTATCTAGCTGGTCTTGCTGTTGGAGTATGGGAATCTAAGGACGAAATCTCTTCTCAATGGAAATTAGATAGAGAATTTACTGCTTCAATGTCTGAAGATGAAAGAAATAAAAAATACTCTGGTTGGAAGAAAGCTGTAAAAAGATCAATGGCTTGGGAAGAAGAATAA
- a CDS encoding glycerol-3-phosphate responsive antiterminator → MHNIKEILERNPVIPAVKNDINLNEAVYSNSEIVFVIMANIMNIKDIVTTLKKAGKIVYIHVDMVDGLSSSNNGVEFLMKEIVPDGIITTKHNIVSFAVKNNIKVIQRFFVLDSFSLQNTITHIKENTPDAIEILPGLMPKIIKRIDQAVKIPVITGGLIDEKEDIINALAAGAMGISTTDKHLWNI, encoded by the coding sequence ATGCATAACATTAAAGAGATATTAGAAAGAAATCCAGTAATCCCAGCAGTAAAAAATGATATCAATCTAAATGAAGCTGTTTACAGCAATAGTGAAATTGTATTTGTTATTATGGCAAATATTATGAACATTAAAGATATTGTAACAACATTAAAAAAAGCAGGTAAAATCGTATATATTCATGTCGATATGGTGGATGGACTTTCAAGCTCAAATAATGGTGTTGAATTTTTAATGAAAGAGATAGTTCCTGATGGAATAATTACTACAAAACATAATATTGTATCTTTTGCAGTAAAAAATAATATTAAAGTAATTCAAAGATTTTTTGTATTAGATTCATTTTCATTACAAAATACTATTACTCATATAAAAGAAAATACTCCTGATGCAATAGAAATTTTACCTGGTCTTATGCCGAAAATAATAAAAAGAATTGATCAAGCAGTAAAAATTCCTGTTATAACAGGAGGACTTATTGATGAAAAAGAAGATATTATTAATGCTTTAGCAGCAGGTGCAATGGGAATTTCTACTACAGATAAACATCTTTGGAATATATAA